Proteins encoded in a region of the Leishmania major strain Friedlin complete genome, chromosome 14 genome:
- the ELO4.4 gene encoding putative fatty acid elongase yields the protein MVRAVLQAMLNIGGLPSRFVGDIAETFFDDYFDVLVYSEVLYVLIVFLGPKAMESREPYRLRYLIAAWNLALSFLSLCGTIGVSIMLMHSLEERGMYETTCYLDKSLYDGELTFWLFAFLLSKIPEMLDTVFLVLTKKPIIFLHWYHHLTVTVFCWYAGYTLIASGVWFASMNYAVHTVMYFYYFLCSLGMRKLIRPIAPFITGAQLLQMVVGTIIVLYTFYYGYISERGCGVDHRTIRMGLCMYGSYFVLFATLFVRLYMKKGAVTKSRKTEKAAAAGRPNGKSVDGVTNGCSGAAMKKQ from the coding sequence ATggtgcgcgcggtgctgcaggcgatgTTGAACATCGGTGGTCTGCCGAGCCGATTCGTCGGCGATATCGCCGAGACCTTCTTTGATGACTACTTCGACGTCCTCGTCTACAGCGAAGTGCTGTACGTGCTCATAGTCTTCCTCGGCCCCAAGGCGATGGAGAGCCGCGAGCCGTATCGGCTGAGGTACCTCATTGCCGCGTGGAACCTAGcgctctcctttctctccttgtgTGGCACTATCGGCGTTAGCATCATGCTCATGCACTCGCTAGAGGAACGTGGCATGTACGAGACGACCTGCTACCTCGACAAGAGCCTCTACGACGGCGAGCTCACCTTCTGGCTCTTCGCGTTTCTGCTCAGCAAGATCCCAGAGATGCTTGACACGGTCTTCCTCGTTCTCACGAAAAAACCTATCATCTTCTTGCACTGGTACCACCACCTCACGGTAACGGTCTTCTGCTGGTACGCTGGATACACGCTTATTGCCAGCGGCGTATGGTTCGCCAGCATGAACTACGCCGTGCACACTGTCATGTACTTCTACTACTTCCTGTGCTCTCTGGGCATGCGGAAGCTCATTCGGCCGATCGCGCCGTTCATTACGggggcgcagctgctgcagatggTCGTGGGCACGATCATCGTTCTCTACACCTTCTACTATGGCTACATCAGcgagcgcggctgcggcgttgACCACCGGACGATTCGCATGGGGTTGTGCATGTACGGCAGCTACTTCGTGCTCTTCGCGACACTTTTTGTTCGCCTTTACATGAAGAAGGGTGCAGTGACAAAGTCCCGGAagacggagaaggcggcagcggcaggtcgTCCAAACGGGAAGTCTGTCGATGGTGTAACGAACGgttgcagcggtgcagccaTGAAAAAGCAGTGA